The following coding sequences are from one Terrimicrobium sacchariphilum window:
- a CDS encoding Gfo/Idh/MocA family protein — protein MNEVRLGIVGLGNMGGAHADNVLAGKIPRLRLTAVADENAEKVNRYPQAKGFATAGEMIASGEIDAILIATPHYSHTTIGIDALNAGLHVLVEKPISVHKADCEKLIAAHKSTDQVFAAMFNQRTDPYYIKLREMIQSGELGEIRRASWTITDWFRTYLYYASGGWRATWGGEGGGVLLNQCPHNLDLWYWFFGRPSRVRAFCHISRYHDIEVEDDVTAYMEYPSGMHGTFITSTGEAPGTNRLEVVGEQGRVVIEDNKFLYTRNETRMSDFSKTVDAMYSRPPVWNVEIPLSGHGGQHVEILRNFTAAILDKEPLIAPAEEGIHSVELANAMLLSSARSETLEMPFDGAEYESWLKKKIAESTFVKKTVEVKASDFTLSFAH, from the coding sequence ATGAATGAAGTTCGTTTAGGGATCGTGGGTCTTGGAAACATGGGCGGCGCACACGCGGATAACGTCCTCGCTGGGAAAATTCCGCGCCTGCGGCTCACCGCGGTTGCGGATGAAAACGCCGAAAAGGTGAATCGCTATCCCCAAGCGAAAGGCTTCGCCACGGCGGGAGAGATGATCGCCTCCGGAGAAATCGACGCGATCCTGATCGCGACCCCGCACTACTCTCATACGACGATCGGTATTGACGCGCTCAATGCCGGCCTGCACGTGCTGGTAGAAAAGCCGATTTCCGTGCACAAGGCGGATTGCGAGAAGCTGATTGCCGCCCACAAATCGACCGACCAGGTTTTCGCGGCGATGTTCAATCAGCGGACGGACCCGTATTACATCAAGCTGCGGGAGATGATTCAGAGCGGAGAGCTGGGCGAGATTCGCCGTGCGAGCTGGACGATCACGGACTGGTTCCGCACCTATCTTTATTATGCATCAGGCGGATGGCGTGCGACTTGGGGCGGGGAAGGCGGCGGGGTGCTGCTCAACCAGTGCCCTCATAACCTGGATCTCTGGTATTGGTTCTTTGGGCGCCCTTCGCGGGTACGTGCTTTCTGCCACATCAGTCGCTATCACGACATCGAGGTGGAGGACGACGTGACCGCGTACATGGAGTACCCCAGCGGGATGCACGGCACATTCATCACCTCGACAGGCGAAGCCCCCGGCACCAATCGGCTGGAGGTCGTGGGAGAGCAGGGGCGCGTGGTGATCGAGGATAACAAGTTTCTTTATACTCGTAACGAGACGCGCATGTCGGACTTTAGCAAGACGGTCGACGCCATGTACTCCCGTCCTCCGGTCTGGAACGTGGAGATTCCGCTCTCCGGACACGGTGGGCAGCACGTGGAAATCCTGAGGAATTTTACGGCGGCCATTCTCGACAAGGAACCTCTGATTGCTCCTGCGGAGGAGGGAATTCATTCGGTGGAACTCGCCAATGCCATGCTGCTTTCCTCGGCTCGCAGCGAGACGCTCGAGATGCCATTTGATGGTGCGGAATACGAGAGCTGGCTGAAGAAGAAGATCGCTGAGTCGACCTTTGTCAAAAAGACCGTGGAGGTGAAAGCCTCCGATTTCACTCTTTCCTTCGCTCACTAA
- a CDS encoding DUF2339 domain-containing protein → MDKEIAELRARVERLERMAGLTPPTERPAQPPAVEPAPESTAPPPPRDPVLPPPAFPSPPPVLPTPPPLPVLSPRPAGAPALRFSEAWLARTGIVLLLIGGIFFLKLSLDRGWITPFLQLTIAVIACLGLMTWGFLLSRKRPELGDLAFGGGIAGLVGVWTCGQYLYHLYPGSTTITLSLLTAAVCLAQALRQNSRVLCILAILGIFISPLFIGLDQPGLFAIHATVITIIVSLVFIRRGWLGALFIGAVTAGLLLYGAAISSRLGIDHELRPVLQAALIFWWLALWLAPVARYQLRGEAPAPVAAAWFTAFTPALLTAGAALTIWGTDIRHALGIFLLVAALLCGVLGRLLVNSGSREMASSQQFAAALLAGVALPVLLSGWVFSFAFAAFIIALHFAASRAKNTPLTVAATLASAAGLVFFAIEAIQLSDRGGALHALSALAFVIALMAAAFARSEGSLKYSHQVAAQWLLAFWFAALCPPGILPWPVGIVLASIAAGAGMMGLPGGNTLALRASSHILLLFVLITAALQLMNSAESTPWINGPSLALLFALGMAAFLAIRSANLNVKAVYLWIVLAGSLFLLSHEFAPIGRGTLVSISWTVVAVALILGGIVRDVRMIRIAGISTLVLVLARLFTVDLASLDLPAKTLVFLGIGVLLFSAGYFLPRFLPRENPPPEN, encoded by the coding sequence ATGGACAAGGAGATCGCTGAACTGCGAGCCCGCGTCGAGCGCCTGGAGCGAATGGCCGGGCTCACGCCCCCGACAGAACGCCCCGCGCAACCGCCAGCCGTCGAGCCTGCGCCGGAATCCACCGCGCCTCCGCCACCTCGCGACCCCGTCCTGCCCCCGCCTGCGTTTCCCTCACCTCCGCCCGTATTGCCGACGCCTCCGCCGCTGCCGGTGCTATCCCCCCGGCCCGCCGGGGCTCCGGCCCTGCGGTTCAGCGAGGCCTGGCTGGCCCGCACCGGCATCGTCCTGCTCCTCATCGGCGGGATTTTCTTTCTCAAACTCTCGCTCGATCGCGGCTGGATCACGCCGTTCCTCCAGCTCACCATCGCCGTGATCGCCTGCCTCGGGCTGATGACGTGGGGATTCCTCCTCTCCCGCAAACGCCCGGAACTCGGCGACCTCGCCTTTGGCGGCGGCATCGCGGGACTCGTCGGCGTGTGGACCTGCGGACAGTATCTCTATCACCTGTACCCCGGCTCCACGACCATCACGCTGTCCCTCCTCACGGCGGCGGTCTGTCTCGCCCAGGCCCTGCGGCAAAATTCCCGCGTGCTGTGCATCCTCGCCATCCTGGGAATTTTCATCTCTCCTCTCTTCATCGGCCTCGATCAGCCGGGGCTCTTTGCCATTCATGCCACGGTCATCACGATCATCGTTTCGCTGGTCTTCATCCGGCGCGGCTGGCTCGGGGCGTTATTCATAGGCGCCGTTACGGCGGGGCTGCTCCTGTACGGGGCCGCCATTTCCTCCCGGCTGGGCATCGACCACGAGCTACGCCCGGTATTGCAGGCCGCGCTGATCTTCTGGTGGCTCGCACTCTGGCTGGCCCCGGTCGCGCGCTATCAGCTGCGGGGAGAAGCTCCCGCGCCGGTCGCTGCCGCGTGGTTCACCGCCTTTACGCCCGCCCTGCTGACCGCCGGGGCGGCGCTGACGATCTGGGGCACGGATATCCGGCACGCCCTGGGCATCTTTCTCTTGGTCGCGGCCCTGCTCTGCGGGGTGCTCGGTCGACTTCTGGTCAACAGCGGTTCGCGGGAGATGGCCAGTTCGCAGCAATTTGCCGCAGCACTCCTGGCCGGGGTCGCCCTGCCGGTCCTGCTTTCCGGGTGGGTGTTTTCCTTTGCCTTTGCCGCCTTTATCATCGCTCTCCATTTCGCCGCCAGCCGGGCAAAAAACACGCCCCTCACCGTCGCCGCCACTCTGGCCTCGGCGGCGGGGCTGGTATTCTTCGCGATCGAGGCCATTCAGCTCAGTGATCGCGGGGGCGCTCTCCACGCGCTTTCCGCTCTGGCCTTCGTCATCGCCCTCATGGCGGCGGCCTTTGCCCGCTCCGAGGGATCGTTGAAATACTCCCATCAGGTCGCGGCCCAGTGGTTGCTCGCGTTCTGGTTCGCCGCGCTCTGCCCGCCGGGCATCCTTCCATGGCCTGTGGGAATCGTCCTCGCCAGCATCGCCGCGGGCGCGGGCATGATGGGCCTTCCGGGCGGCAATACCCTCGCCCTGCGGGCATCGAGCCACATCCTCCTGTTGTTTGTCCTCATCACGGCGGCGCTCCAGCTGATGAACAGCGCAGAGAGCACACCCTGGATCAATGGCCCCTCCCTCGCCCTACTTTTCGCTCTGGGCATGGCGGCGTTTCTGGCGATTCGTTCCGCCAATCTCAACGTCAAGGCGGTCTATCTCTGGATCGTGCTGGCCGGAAGCCTCTTCCTGCTCTCGCATGAGTTTGCCCCCATCGGACGCGGAACGCTGGTCAGCATCTCGTGGACGGTGGTCGCCGTCGCGCTCATCCTCGGCGGCATTGTGCGCGACGTGCGGATGATCCGCATCGCGGGCATCTCCACGCTGGTGCTCGTGCTCGCCCGGCTCTTCACCGTGGATCTCGCCTCGCTCGACCTCCCGGCCAAGACCCTCGTTTTCCTCGGCATCGGCGTCCTGCTTTTCTCCGCAGGCTATTTCCTCCCGAGGTTTTTACCCCGGGAAAATCCGCCGCCCGAAAACTAG
- a CDS encoding LacI family DNA-binding transcriptional regulator, translated as MKNPVHSTSELARRLGLSRWTVSRALNGHTGINPETAARVRDEAKKAGFSPSILGRGLRSGRTDLIGIVAPDLEEYFLTRKLSVLRLRIEEAGYHGIIQMTDSSPASERAALERFRAIRCNGVLTFASILGPRDIGLQRLKEAKIPCVQIDPLLKTSGIIAGTDRLEAQRLTLEHLFSLGHRQIGVFGIDSSTTYGRQRYDGITAACTAAGLSPEKTLRWFPRQHPKDDFTTGYALAHEFAKTRQRPTAIVTINDRMALGAIRGLQESDLDVPRDISVIGYDNADFSAYCNPSLTTIDPQGDTLMRGALDMILAPKSLGHFRVQPTLIVRQSTAAPSQVH; from the coding sequence ATGAAAAACCCGGTCCACTCCACCAGTGAACTCGCCCGACGTCTCGGCCTCTCCCGCTGGACAGTCTCACGCGCGCTGAACGGACACACAGGCATCAATCCCGAGACCGCGGCCCGCGTACGGGATGAAGCAAAGAAGGCGGGATTCTCCCCCAGCATCCTGGGCCGGGGCCTGAGGAGCGGCCGTACGGATCTCATTGGCATCGTCGCCCCCGACCTTGAGGAGTACTTCCTCACCCGCAAGCTTTCCGTACTGCGGTTGCGCATCGAGGAAGCGGGCTATCACGGCATCATTCAAATGACGGATTCGAGTCCCGCCAGCGAACGTGCCGCGCTTGAGCGATTTCGCGCCATCCGATGCAATGGCGTGCTCACATTTGCCTCCATCCTGGGACCACGCGACATTGGGCTGCAGCGTTTGAAAGAGGCAAAAATTCCCTGCGTGCAGATCGACCCGCTCCTAAAAACCTCCGGGATCATCGCCGGAACGGACCGCCTCGAAGCCCAGCGTCTGACGCTGGAGCATCTCTTCTCGCTTGGCCACCGCCAAATCGGCGTCTTTGGCATCGACTCCTCCACCACTTACGGGCGCCAGCGTTACGATGGCATCACGGCCGCCTGCACCGCCGCCGGGCTTTCCCCGGAGAAAACCCTCCGATGGTTTCCCCGGCAACATCCGAAGGATGACTTCACAACCGGCTATGCCCTGGCGCATGAATTTGCAAAAACACGCCAAAGACCCACCGCCATCGTCACCATCAATGACCGCATGGCCCTCGGCGCGATACGCGGATTGCAGGAAAGCGATCTCGACGTGCCTCGCGACATCTCGGTGATCGGTTACGACAACGCGGATTTTTCCGCATACTGCAATCCCTCACTCACCACCATCGATCCTCAAGGAGACACGCTCATGCGAGGGGCGCTCGACATGATTCTCGCCCCAAAAAGCCTCGGACACTTTCGCGTGCAGCCGACCCTGATCGTCCGTCAGTCCACTGCCGCACCGTCACAAGTTCACTAA
- a CDS encoding universal stress protein: protein MDSPEIHRPRNLDWPRASALLFGDWGTSKAYVIGLAFVAAGFSSFPIIVAVCALTALVGVNYMVICRVFPDGGGVYSAAKQQGRLLAVVGALLLVADLTVTAALSGWAALSYLGVPEKWILVSTTGAILLMGVLNFYGPRHSGSLAVALALPTVIVVVLIILFAVPHLTFTHMEPLHDNFQHTWVSFVGVILALSGVEAIANLTGTMKPDRGSVIGHPQVGRNAFKAILPVAIEVSLGTALLGWAMLSLPKELAPEMIKRKEDMLRFLAEQYGTMNFGPGFGHIFGFIVGVVFALLLLSAVNTAIAALIGLLFMMSREGDMPRAFTKLNSHGVPLAPLGISVGLPIIVLLATDNFEALAGLYAIGVVGAICVNLGCCTFNRHLKMNVLERGLMLFTFVLLVAVELTLAKTKPDALFFVICVLVIGLGLWAYAQRLSGTRTLTVSKEFADIVRPDVVEKMSAPVSETQKILVSVRGLTPVLRFAFEEAQMRNAALYVLYIREIAVLYGGGAAALPKADWKNDPEASAILGTALQIGKHRGVTTIPVFVNAPNAASIIVDMAATLGVDYLMLGASHRGSMSKLLRGNVATEVAGSLPDNIQLVIYG, encoded by the coding sequence TTGGATAGTCCTGAAATTCATAGGCCGCGTAATCTCGACTGGCCTCGCGCCTCAGCCCTTCTTTTCGGCGACTGGGGTACCAGTAAAGCATACGTCATTGGTCTTGCATTCGTTGCCGCTGGTTTCTCCTCGTTTCCCATCATTGTTGCGGTCTGCGCACTTACTGCGCTCGTTGGCGTCAACTACATGGTTATCTGCCGGGTGTTTCCGGATGGAGGCGGTGTCTATTCCGCGGCGAAGCAGCAAGGGAGGTTGCTGGCCGTGGTCGGAGCCTTGCTCCTCGTAGCCGACTTGACAGTAACGGCTGCGCTTAGTGGCTGGGCGGCATTGAGTTACCTCGGGGTGCCCGAGAAGTGGATTCTGGTCTCTACGACTGGGGCCATTTTACTGATGGGCGTACTCAACTTCTATGGTCCCCGTCATAGCGGCAGCTTGGCGGTCGCATTGGCGTTGCCGACTGTCATCGTGGTCGTGCTGATCATTCTTTTCGCGGTACCTCACCTTACGTTCACGCACATGGAGCCTCTCCATGACAATTTCCAGCATACCTGGGTATCATTTGTGGGTGTGATTCTGGCTCTGAGCGGTGTCGAGGCGATCGCGAACCTGACTGGAACGATGAAGCCGGACCGTGGTTCGGTCATCGGTCATCCCCAAGTGGGACGTAATGCCTTCAAGGCAATCCTGCCCGTGGCAATCGAGGTGAGTCTCGGTACGGCGTTGCTCGGCTGGGCGATGCTCTCGCTGCCGAAGGAACTCGCTCCGGAAATGATTAAGCGCAAGGAGGATATGTTGCGCTTTTTGGCCGAGCAATATGGCACGATGAATTTCGGACCGGGTTTCGGTCATATCTTCGGGTTCATCGTGGGCGTTGTTTTTGCCCTGCTGCTCCTCAGTGCTGTAAATACCGCGATAGCGGCGCTGATCGGACTCCTCTTCATGATGTCGAGGGAAGGGGACATGCCACGGGCATTTACGAAGCTGAACTCCCATGGCGTTCCTCTAGCGCCACTCGGGATCTCGGTAGGATTGCCGATTATCGTGCTCCTCGCTACGGACAACTTTGAGGCGCTGGCTGGACTCTATGCTATCGGTGTGGTGGGCGCCATCTGTGTGAACCTCGGGTGCTGCACGTTCAACCGGCACTTGAAGATGAATGTGCTTGAGCGCGGATTGATGCTCTTCACATTTGTCCTCCTCGTCGCGGTTGAACTGACTCTGGCCAAGACTAAACCCGATGCGCTCTTTTTTGTGATCTGTGTGCTGGTGATCGGTCTTGGTTTGTGGGCCTATGCCCAGCGTCTGAGTGGCACTCGCACCCTTACGGTTTCGAAGGAATTTGCTGATATCGTACGTCCTGACGTGGTCGAAAAGATGTCTGCTCCGGTGAGTGAGACCCAGAAAATCCTGGTCAGTGTGCGTGGGCTTACCCCGGTGTTACGGTTTGCCTTTGAGGAAGCTCAGATGCGAAACGCTGCACTGTACGTTCTCTACATCCGTGAGATTGCGGTTCTCTATGGTGGGGGTGCGGCCGCCTTGCCCAAGGCCGATTGGAAAAATGACCCGGAGGCCAGCGCGATTCTCGGGACCGCGCTTCAAATCGGAAAACACCGGGGAGTGACGACGATACCAGTTTTTGTCAATGCTCCCAATGCGGCTTCTATCATTGTCGATATGGCGGCGACGCTCGGGGTGGATTATCTCATGCTCGGCGCTTCCCATCGTGGATCCATGAGCAAATTGCTCCGTGGGAACGTCGCGACGGAAGTAGCTGGTAGCCTGCCGGACAACATCCAACTCGTTATTTACGGATAG
- a CDS encoding exosortase system-associated protein, TIGR04073 family translates to MKAAVTLLAVLAIGGTAFADIQQPPASDFGPTRKLGRGLGNVAFGVTEIPDSIFGVNYSEGNSAAWSYGLVRGVGRTFARLGYGLYEMATFPVPTVKGSYRPPYKSIVPWINGGYEEFPPELGWETRFNYVRDYQRTPW, encoded by the coding sequence ATGAAGGCTGCCGTCACCCTCCTCGCCGTGCTTGCTATCGGCGGAACTGCTTTCGCAGACATCCAGCAACCCCCTGCTTCCGATTTCGGTCCCACCCGCAAACTCGGGCGCGGTCTCGGTAACGTCGCTTTTGGCGTCACTGAGATCCCTGATTCCATTTTTGGAGTGAACTACTCCGAAGGCAACTCCGCCGCCTGGAGCTACGGTCTCGTCCGCGGCGTAGGTCGGACCTTTGCCCGCCTCGGCTATGGTCTTTATGAGATGGCCACCTTCCCGGTGCCTACCGTGAAGGGTTCCTACCGCCCGCCGTACAAGAGCATTGTTCCTTGGATTAATGGTGGTTATGAGGAATTCCCACCGGAGCTTGGATGGGAGACCCGCTTCAACTACGTTCGCGACTACCAGCGGACTCCCTGGTAG
- a CDS encoding nicotinate-nucleotide adenylyltransferase, translating to MIPAEPFDRQVSKKAFKINRDPALYGSFAEIGAGQEVARQFFTVGGAAGTVAKTMSAYDMTFSDSIYGYSGRYVSEARLNSMLEHEFELLIERLDAKVGSERTFFAFADTVAARSFRRHDESHGWMGIRFQSRPRQPTNDIILHVRMLDPHNLEQQEALGIVGVNLIHGAFYLRDNPEAFLRSLLDDLEPGRIEIDMIRFSGPDFVEIDNRIMALQLVALGLTDAALFRADGEVVSPADAFYKKPLLVERGSFRPVTLVTNDMLDCARSMFLREETVKNEEPEILMEITMKNLLSSGELDLRDFLNRVDMLRTIGRTVLISKYGEYYRLVNYLTRYTDRMIGLPLGIPALVEIFEEQYYRDLEGGILEGLGRLFKKGVKLYVYPFIGQSGELVTADNFLTPDNLGHLYNHLITNGFIEAIEGYQQDYLKIRSSEVLAKIRAGDSQWEKSVSPEVASIIRDRRLFGFSETPTAETAGVA from the coding sequence ATGATTCCAGCGGAGCCCTTCGATCGGCAGGTGAGCAAAAAAGCCTTCAAGATCAATCGCGACCCTGCGCTTTACGGCTCCTTTGCGGAAATCGGTGCGGGGCAGGAGGTTGCGCGGCAGTTTTTTACTGTGGGAGGAGCAGCCGGGACGGTGGCAAAGACCATGTCGGCCTACGACATGACGTTCAGCGACTCGATTTACGGCTACTCGGGGCGCTACGTCAGCGAAGCCCGGTTGAACAGCATGCTGGAGCACGAGTTTGAGCTGCTCATCGAGCGCCTGGACGCCAAGGTGGGGTCCGAGCGCACATTCTTTGCCTTTGCCGATACGGTGGCGGCCCGCAGCTTTCGCCGCCATGACGAGTCCCATGGCTGGATGGGCATTCGGTTTCAATCCAGGCCGCGCCAGCCGACCAATGACATCATCCTGCACGTACGCATGCTCGACCCGCACAATCTCGAGCAGCAGGAGGCGCTCGGCATCGTGGGCGTCAATCTCATCCACGGCGCATTCTACCTTCGCGACAACCCGGAGGCTTTTCTACGTTCCCTGCTCGACGACCTGGAGCCGGGCCGCATTGAGATCGATATGATCCGGTTCAGCGGACCGGATTTCGTCGAGATCGACAACCGCATTATGGCCCTCCAGTTGGTCGCCCTCGGCCTCACGGATGCCGCGTTGTTCCGCGCGGATGGCGAGGTGGTGAGTCCCGCTGACGCATTTTATAAAAAGCCGCTGCTGGTGGAGCGCGGCAGCTTCCGCCCGGTCACGCTCGTCACCAACGACATGCTGGATTGCGCGCGCTCGATGTTCCTGCGCGAGGAGACAGTGAAAAACGAGGAGCCGGAGATCCTCATGGAGATCACCATGAAGAACCTGCTCTCCAGCGGAGAACTCGACCTGCGCGATTTCCTCAACCGAGTCGACATGCTCCGCACCATTGGGCGCACCGTGCTCATCTCGAAATACGGCGAATATTACCGCCTGGTGAATTACCTGACCCGCTACACCGACCGCATGATCGGCCTGCCGCTCGGCATCCCGGCGCTGGTCGAGATTTTCGAGGAGCAGTATTACCGCGACCTGGAGGGTGGCATCCTGGAGGGCCTGGGCCGGCTCTTCAAGAAAGGCGTGAAGCTTTACGTGTATCCCTTCATCGGCCAGAGCGGCGAGCTGGTCACGGCAGATAATTTCCTCACCCCCGACAATCTCGGGCATCTCTACAATCACCTCATCACGAATGGCTTCATCGAGGCCATCGAGGGCTACCAGCAGGATTACCTGAAGATTCGCTCTTCGGAGGTGCTGGCGAAGATTCGCGCCGGAGATTCCCAATGGGAAAAGAGCGTCTCGCCGGAGGTGGCGTCGATCATTCGCGACCGGCGGCTCTTTGGCTTCTCCGAGACGCCGACGGCGGAAACCGCAGGCGTCGCCTAG
- the pdxH gene encoding pyridoxamine 5'-phosphate oxidase — protein sequence MDVSELRQDYQIGALDREHMAADPFRQFDVWFKAALSSKDLREPNAMTLATAGADGKVTARTVLLKAWDEKGFVFYTNYNSHKAHQIAENSNVALLFPWLTMERQVEICGRAEKVSLAESFAYFASRPFSSRLGAWVSHQSSVITSRSLLEMKFDEMKRKFANGEVPLPDFWGGYRVVPETVEFWQGRTSRLHDRFLYSRQPEGGWNLERLSP from the coding sequence ATGGATGTGAGTGAATTGCGGCAGGACTACCAGATCGGCGCTCTCGACCGGGAGCACATGGCGGCGGACCCGTTTCGCCAGTTCGATGTGTGGTTCAAGGCGGCGCTCAGTTCCAAGGATCTCCGCGAGCCCAACGCCATGACGCTCGCCACCGCCGGGGCCGACGGCAAGGTCACCGCCCGCACCGTGCTGCTCAAGGCCTGGGACGAAAAGGGCTTCGTGTTTTACACGAACTACAACAGCCACAAAGCCCACCAGATCGCAGAGAACAGCAACGTCGCGCTCCTCTTCCCGTGGCTCACCATGGAGCGCCAGGTGGAAATCTGCGGTCGCGCCGAGAAGGTCTCGCTGGCCGAAAGCTTCGCCTACTTTGCCAGCCGACCCTTTTCCAGCCGCCTGGGGGCCTGGGTTTCGCACCAGAGCAGCGTGATTACATCGCGCAGCCTGCTGGAGATGAAGTTCGACGAAATGAAGCGCAAGTTTGCCAATGGCGAGGTGCCTCTGCCGGATTTCTGGGGTGGCTATCGCGTGGTGCCGGAGACGGTCGAGTTCTGGCAGGGCCGGACCAGCCGCCTGCACGATCGTTTCCTCTACAGTCGCCAGCCGGAAGGCGGCTGGAATCTCGAGCGCCTGTCGCCCTGA
- a CDS encoding hemolysin family protein, whose amino-acid sequence MSQITFELILIAVLLVANGVFAMAEIALVSARKARLKTLADEGASGAKLALDLANSPGKFLSTVQVGITLVGVLAGAVGGANIADKLTHILVDVPVIGTYAHVISMLFVVSIITYLSVIIGELVPKRLALNNPERIASILAGPMNWLSKIASPLVNLLNHSSDLLMTLMGVKKSDEPPVSEEEVRVLIDEGLSAGVFRKAEKEWVESVFELDEQTAEDLMTPRPQIVWLSLDDTDEENWRRIAGSGHSNFPVYQKSHEHVVGMISVKSLWANLSLAGNADLSALVVPPLYVPTTMHASKLIEEFKKSGKHIALVVDEFGSVQGLVTLKDLMVAIVGNLPEKEQRREPKAVLRPDGSWLVDALLDIEEVRKVLSIEDELPGEEEGNFTTLGGFLLDRFGHLPNEGENLVWDRHRFEIIDMDNQRIDKVLVTEIKPPKSSAEDEAANSAANI is encoded by the coding sequence ATGTCTCAAATCACTTTTGAACTCATACTGATCGCGGTCCTGCTCGTGGCGAATGGTGTTTTCGCCATGGCGGAGATCGCATTGGTATCCGCCCGCAAGGCGCGCCTGAAGACGCTTGCGGACGAGGGAGCCTCAGGCGCCAAGCTCGCTCTCGACCTTGCCAACTCACCCGGCAAATTCCTCTCGACCGTCCAGGTCGGCATCACCCTCGTAGGCGTGCTGGCGGGCGCCGTCGGTGGAGCCAACATCGCAGACAAGCTCACCCACATCCTCGTCGACGTCCCCGTCATTGGGACCTACGCTCACGTCATCTCAATGCTGTTCGTCGTGTCGATCATCACCTATCTGTCGGTGATCATCGGCGAACTCGTTCCAAAGCGTCTGGCTCTCAACAACCCGGAGCGTATCGCCTCAATCCTGGCGGGACCGATGAACTGGCTGTCAAAAATCGCGAGTCCCCTCGTCAACCTCCTCAACCACTCCAGCGACCTGCTGATGACCCTCATGGGCGTCAAAAAATCCGACGAACCGCCCGTCTCCGAGGAGGAGGTGCGCGTGCTGATCGACGAAGGCCTGAGCGCCGGCGTCTTCCGCAAGGCGGAGAAGGAATGGGTCGAGAGCGTCTTCGAACTCGACGAGCAGACCGCCGAGGATCTCATGACGCCCCGCCCGCAGATCGTCTGGCTTTCCCTCGACGATACCGACGAGGAAAACTGGCGTCGCATAGCAGGCTCCGGCCACTCGAATTTTCCCGTCTACCAGAAAAGCCACGAGCACGTCGTCGGCATGATCTCGGTCAAGTCGCTCTGGGCGAATCTCTCGCTCGCGGGCAACGCCGACCTCTCGGCCCTAGTCGTTCCGCCGCTTTACGTACCGACCACGATGCACGCCAGCAAGCTCATCGAGGAATTCAAAAAATCCGGCAAGCACATCGCCCTCGTGGTGGATGAATTCGGCAGCGTGCAGGGTCTCGTCACCCTCAAGGATCTGATGGTCGCAATCGTCGGCAACCTGCCCGAAAAGGAGCAGCGCCGCGAGCCCAAGGCCGTTCTGCGCCCCGACGGTTCCTGGCTGGTCGACGCGCTCCTCGACATCGAGGAGGTACGCAAGGTTCTCAGCATCGAGGATGAACTGCCCGGCGAAGAGGAGGGAAATTTCACCACCCTCGGCGGCTTCCTGCTCGACCGCTTCGGCCACCTGCCCAACGAAGGCGAGAACCTCGTGTGGGATCGCCATCGCTTTGAGATCATCGATATGGACAACCAGCGGATCGACAAGGTGCTCGTCACCGAGATCAAGCCGCCCAAGTCCTCCGCCGAGGACGAAGCCGCGAACTCCGCCGCGAATATCTGA